From the genome of Pseudomonas sp. gcc21, one region includes:
- a CDS encoding DUF305 domain-containing protein, whose protein sequence is MNMSYWRFGAMIATSTTIMYGVMYLNTYAFEHVLWSETRAWMALVMGAAMAVVMLSFMLNMYQKKMVNIAIYGGSALLFIAALWLVRSQATVGDVEYMKAMVPHHSIAIMTSERAQITDPRVRKLADEIIEAQRREISEMKYLIRDLERAD, encoded by the coding sequence ATGAACATGTCTTATTGGCGTTTCGGCGCGATGATCGCCACGTCTACGACTATTATGTATGGGGTGATGTATCTCAATACGTACGCCTTTGAACACGTACTCTGGAGCGAAACCAGAGCATGGATGGCCCTTGTCATGGGTGCAGCGATGGCGGTGGTAATGTTGAGTTTTATGCTCAACATGTATCAGAAAAAGATGGTGAACATCGCAATCTATGGGGGCAGTGCTCTACTTTTCATTGCGGCGTTATGGCTTGTCCGTAGCCAGGCTACCGTTGGCGATGTCGAGTACATGAAGGCGATGGTTCCTCACCATTCAATCGCGATCATGACCAGCGAGCGCGCACAAATTACGGACCCACGTGTCCGTAAGCTGGCAGATGAAATTATTGAGGCGCAGCGTCGCGAAATTTCGGAAATGAAATACCTTATTCGCGACCTGGAGAGGGCAGACTGA
- a CDS encoding cytochrome c — translation MQPKTRQLAKGAAVGLLAIILISLVVVVWVAYSGAYNVAATQDHQPIVRWTLETTMKNSVSDRAGAVQTPVLNDAMVAGGAVRYQAMCEHCHGGPGVEKSEWAQGMLPQPPHLPDVVSEWKSNEVFWLAKHGVRMSGMPAFGSTHSDDELWEITAFVMRLPGMTTSEYARFDTGDSAGQGH, via the coding sequence ATGCAGCCGAAAACTAGACAGCTAGCTAAAGGAGCCGCAGTCGGACTTTTAGCGATAATTCTGATATCACTCGTTGTCGTCGTTTGGGTCGCTTATTCAGGCGCCTACAACGTCGCTGCGACCCAAGACCATCAGCCCATCGTACGCTGGACACTTGAGACAACGATGAAAAACTCGGTCTCCGACAGAGCAGGGGCTGTTCAGACTCCTGTACTGAACGATGCGATGGTCGCTGGTGGAGCGGTACGCTACCAGGCAATGTGCGAGCATTGCCACGGTGGTCCAGGAGTTGAAAAAAGCGAGTGGGCTCAAGGTATGCTGCCGCAACCCCCGCATCTTCCCGACGTCGTCTCGGAATGGAAGTCTAATGAAGTATTCTGGCTGGCAAAACATGGCGTGCGTATGAGTGGCATGCCTGCGTTTGGGTCTACTCACAGCGATGATGAACTTTGGGAAATAACCGCGTTTGTCATGCGCTTACCCGGCATGACGACGAGTGAGTACGCTCGCTTCGACACGGGCGATTCAGCAGGTCAAGGTCACTAA
- a CDS encoding heavy metal translocating P-type ATPase, translating to MYQHSHNPESDEHESGLQDPVCGMVVEPDSPYQADYQGKRFNFCSHKCQVRFNAEPMKYLAPEPPASRSAPKGDTHTEYTCPMHPEVRQMGPGSCPICGMALEPVLPDLEDEGNPELEDFSRRFWWTLPFTVIVTALAMFGHGLALFHGQSQNWIELALASPVVLWGGLPFFVRGVASVRQRSPNMWTLIGLGTAAAYGYSVVATVLPELFPASFNVGGRIGVYYEAAAVIISLTLLGQMLELRARSKTSSAIRALLGLSPKTARRINRDGSEEDVPLEHVHLGDKLRVRPGEKVPVDGLVVEGESAVDEAMLTGEPVPVTKRAGDTVIGATLNVHGALVVEATHVGSETMLSQIVQMVANAQRSKAPMQRMADSVAGYFVIVVVAIAITTFFAWGLFGPEQGWVFGLINAVAVLIIACPCALGLATPMSVMVATGKAANSGVLFRDAAAIENFKKVTTLIVDKTGTLTEGRPVFEQAVGFDSFSQDEVLRLAASLDQGSEHPLAHAIVDHARSRRIALVTPDSFESASGIGVSGQVEGRQLHLGNTALMEDTGVDVGPLKTKAEELRQRGSSVMFLAVDNRLAGLLAVSDPIKPTSREAVSRLHAEGIRVIMATGDGLTTARAVAQDLNIDEVHGEVKPQDKEQLASRLQSEGEFVAMAGDGINDAPALARADVGIAMGTGTDVAMSSAQVTLVKGDLMGILRARTLSVATVRNMRQNLLFAFMYNGLSIPIAAGVLYPFTGLLLSPMIAALAMSLSSASVVFNALRLQRARID from the coding sequence ATGTATCAACATTCGCATAATCCAGAGAGTGACGAACACGAGTCAGGATTGCAGGATCCAGTCTGTGGCATGGTGGTAGAACCAGACAGTCCGTATCAGGCGGATTATCAAGGGAAGCGTTTTAACTTCTGCAGCCACAAATGCCAGGTTCGCTTCAACGCCGAGCCGATGAAATATCTGGCTCCCGAACCGCCTGCTTCGCGTTCAGCTCCCAAAGGCGACACCCATACCGAATATACCTGCCCAATGCACCCTGAGGTGCGACAGATGGGGCCAGGCAGCTGTCCGATTTGCGGAATGGCACTGGAGCCGGTTTTGCCTGATCTGGAGGATGAAGGTAATCCAGAGCTCGAAGACTTCAGCCGGCGTTTCTGGTGGACACTTCCCTTCACTGTCATCGTCACAGCCCTTGCAATGTTCGGCCATGGCCTAGCCCTATTCCACGGGCAATCGCAAAACTGGATCGAGCTCGCTCTCGCTTCGCCGGTTGTGCTGTGGGGTGGTTTGCCCTTCTTCGTGCGGGGGGTGGCCTCGGTTCGGCAGCGTAGCCCCAACATGTGGACCCTGATTGGTCTAGGGACCGCTGCAGCATACGGCTATAGCGTTGTGGCGACCGTGCTACCTGAACTGTTCCCAGCCTCTTTCAACGTTGGTGGCCGGATCGGCGTGTACTACGAAGCAGCTGCCGTGATTATCTCGCTAACCCTGCTTGGACAGATGTTGGAACTGCGCGCGAGATCGAAGACCTCTTCGGCGATCAGAGCTCTGCTGGGACTGTCTCCGAAAACCGCAAGGCGGATCAACCGCGACGGTAGCGAGGAAGATGTTCCACTGGAACATGTGCACCTGGGCGACAAACTACGGGTTCGCCCGGGTGAAAAAGTCCCGGTGGATGGTCTCGTTGTGGAAGGAGAAAGTGCGGTTGATGAAGCCATGCTGACAGGCGAGCCGGTTCCGGTTACCAAGCGAGCTGGCGATACGGTTATCGGCGCTACACTCAATGTGCACGGTGCGCTGGTTGTCGAGGCGACCCATGTCGGATCAGAGACCATGCTTTCGCAGATTGTGCAGATGGTGGCCAACGCGCAGCGTTCCAAGGCTCCGATGCAGCGCATGGCCGACTCGGTTGCCGGCTATTTTGTGATTGTAGTGGTGGCCATTGCCATAACAACATTTTTTGCTTGGGGTCTGTTTGGCCCGGAGCAGGGATGGGTGTTTGGTTTGATCAACGCTGTAGCGGTGCTGATTATTGCCTGTCCGTGCGCACTCGGTTTGGCCACGCCCATGTCGGTTATGGTTGCCACCGGCAAGGCTGCAAACAGCGGCGTGCTATTTCGCGATGCCGCCGCCATCGAGAACTTCAAGAAAGTTACTACTCTTATCGTGGATAAGACCGGAACATTGACCGAGGGCCGGCCGGTTTTCGAGCAGGCTGTGGGTTTCGATTCTTTCAGTCAGGACGAAGTACTTCGGTTGGCCGCCAGCCTCGATCAGGGAAGCGAGCACCCGTTAGCTCACGCAATCGTGGACCATGCACGCTCCCGACGCATCGCACTGGTGACCCCTGACAGCTTTGAGTCTGCATCAGGAATCGGCGTAAGCGGTCAAGTTGAAGGTCGCCAGCTTCACTTGGGTAACACTGCGTTGATGGAAGACACAGGAGTGGACGTCGGTCCTCTCAAGACAAAGGCTGAAGAGCTGAGGCAGCGTGGTAGTAGCGTGATGTTTCTCGCGGTAGATAACCGTCTGGCAGGCCTGCTGGCCGTATCAGATCCGATCAAACCGACCTCCAGAGAAGCAGTTTCGCGCCTTCATGCTGAGGGCATTCGAGTCATCATGGCGACTGGGGATGGTCTGACCACGGCTCGTGCGGTAGCCCAGGACCTGAATATCGATGAGGTACATGGTGAGGTCAAACCGCAGGACAAGGAGCAACTTGCATCACGTTTGCAAAGTGAAGGCGAGTTTGTAGCAATGGCCGGTGACGGAATCAATGACGCGCCTGCCTTGGCCAGGGCGGACGTGGGAATAGCCATGGGGACCGGCACGGATGTAGCGATGAGCAGCGCGCAGGTCACTCTGGTGAAGGGCGACCTAATGGGAATCCTTCGCGCCCGCACATTGTCGGTAGCGACGGTTCGGAACATGCGGCAGAACCTGCTGTTCGCCTTTATGTATAACGGCCTCAGCATTCCTATCGCAGCGGGTGTGCTTTATCCGTTCACGGGTCTACTACTTTCCCCCATGATCGCGGCATTAGCGATGAGCTTAAGCTCGGCCTCGGTCGTGTTCAATGCGCTGCGCTTGCAGCGTGCGCGGATCGATTGA